One Serinicoccus chungangensis genomic window carries:
- the brxD gene encoding BREX system ATP-binding protein BrxD gives MSTVVSHRRRKEVIDALRRGTVPGQGLDILAVGLDRFDAALSGELDTVAGGGSVFKAVRGEYGAGKTFFTRHLAETALRRGFATAEVQVSETETPLHKLETVYRRVTESLRTASVAPSAFRSELDSWLFTLESDAVMAHPQLAEAGPDRVAEAVDTLLDQRLAAVSSRTPTFAMALRAYRQAVSDSDAATADALAAWLGGQPHVAAAAKRAAGVRGDLDHFGAMAFLQGLLLVLRDAGHPGLLLVLDEVETLQRMRSDVRDKALNAIRQLVDEIDSGRFPGLYLVITGTPAFFEGPSGVPRLPPLAQRLATDFATDARFDNPRAVQVRLGGFDEHSLVEVGSKVRDLYAGGTEQSDRILREVDDAYVAELSRAVTGSLGGKVGIAPRVFLKKLVGEVLDRVDQFPDFDPRQDYALTLRQDELSDVERRAASGGSAPRRAAPASSADEVELDL, from the coding sequence ATGTCTACCGTCGTCAGCCATCGTCGTCGTAAAGAGGTGATCGATGCGCTCCGACGCGGCACGGTGCCGGGACAGGGACTGGACATCCTGGCCGTCGGTCTGGACCGGTTTGACGCAGCACTGTCCGGTGAGCTGGACACGGTCGCCGGCGGCGGCTCGGTGTTCAAGGCCGTGCGCGGCGAGTATGGAGCCGGCAAGACGTTCTTCACCCGCCACCTGGCCGAGACGGCGCTTCGTCGGGGGTTCGCCACGGCGGAGGTCCAGGTCTCTGAGACCGAGACACCACTGCACAAGCTCGAGACGGTCTACCGCCGGGTGACCGAGTCGCTGCGGACGGCGTCAGTGGCGCCGAGCGCCTTCCGCTCCGAGCTCGACTCCTGGCTCTTCACGCTCGAGTCCGACGCCGTAATGGCCCACCCCCAACTTGCCGAGGCGGGGCCGGACCGAGTCGCCGAGGCGGTCGACACCTTGCTGGACCAGCGTCTGGCAGCCGTGTCCTCGCGCACCCCCACCTTCGCCATGGCGCTGCGTGCCTACCGCCAGGCGGTCAGCGACAGCGACGCAGCGACGGCTGATGCTCTGGCCGCCTGGCTCGGCGGGCAGCCGCATGTTGCCGCGGCGGCCAAGCGTGCCGCAGGCGTCCGCGGTGACCTGGACCACTTCGGCGCGATGGCCTTTCTTCAGGGGCTGCTTCTCGTCCTCCGCGACGCCGGGCACCCGGGCCTCCTCCTGGTGCTCGACGAGGTCGAGACCCTGCAGCGGATGCGCAGCGACGTGCGCGACAAGGCGCTCAACGCCATACGCCAGCTCGTCGACGAGATCGACTCCGGCCGCTTCCCCGGCCTCTACCTGGTGATCACCGGCACGCCCGCGTTCTTCGAGGGTCCTTCGGGGGTTCCCCGACTTCCCCCGCTTGCCCAACGGTTGGCGACCGACTTCGCCACCGACGCCCGCTTCGACAACCCGCGGGCCGTCCAGGTGCGCCTCGGCGGCTTCGACGAGCACTCTCTGGTCGAGGTCGGGTCGAAGGTGCGAGACCTCTACGCCGGAGGGACCGAGCAGTCTGACCGCATCCTGCGGGAGGTGGACGACGCCTACGTCGCCGAGCTCTCCCGGGCGGTCACCGGCAGCCTGGGCGGCAAGGTGGGCATCGCACCACGGGTCTTCCTCAAGAAGCTCGTCGGCGAGGTCCTCGACCGGGTGGACCAGTTCCCCGACTTCGACCCGCGGCAGGACTACGCCCTCACGCTGCGGCAGGACGAGCTCAGCGATGTCGAACGGCGGGCAGCATCAGGTGGCTCCGCTCCCCGACGGGCGGCTCCCGCCTCATCGGCGGACGAGGTCGAGCTGGATCTGTGA
- the pglZ gene encoding BREX-2 system phosphatase PglZ: MTSSPRAERQLAGAISLPVVRAMLDDAAAHDYGPSHRDAATVLGIYADPSSIEHTTLEHRGLPVEVAPCVSALAVRQALLAQRPGSWLVVVTDRPEEDLGVGILAHLAGHKLRTPDPWESVRQQFAATGLEAALYVQPDSRTLANGLLLARPEDGWPPAPAGTLTRDHALGSVARAWLDVPRRGLDVLGVLRWTATPGLTGRIADFRAAAGDRVTDATLAWICSAAGVAEAPLRQLLKQGEIRDAVPLGVVLSLLVPSAPDGGAGGTTGDDDAVVTQHARDLGLARLAHRWHGSPPSTAALRSLGEAATQVVSDLVHDRSTRDVARQLLNRADALLAEIDADALAERSDVLPSGLTARLLTVAERLRSATLGPPDRADEPDAVSGQVARHTQQIELAWAAVGRHVLGDPEETGRGDARLGPVQAAVRLSRWLALPTEPAATDLATLALRQGVTDAWVDAAANDAHEGVSDARLAEGLTAVLALVQAVRDVHDRAFGSALARAVEDDAGSLDGYLAPPGGTDRVWLLEHLLRGAVVPVAKATPTLLLVLDGMSTAVATEVVSDVLGRGEGWQEALLPEAHARATGLSVLPSLTEVSRASLLCGELTTGGQDREQSGYAALVSALGLRSPKIFHKKPLDSSQPGFAVADDVALAISDTSQQLVTCVLNTIDDALDRSDPAGTVWTADAVKHLRPLLERAFAAGRTVILTADHGHVVERRMGTQRSAPDISSGRSRAADPPPGPDEVLVSGTRVLKHGGRAVLPVSERLRYGPLKAGYHGGATPAEVVVPVVVLVPGPQVPDGSDLRLARQQTPRWWSVAPVEATTVEVDAPSAHRRRAPRGRPTAAPQEDALFDTSTVASTPPPAAKEIGLGEAILRSEVFEQQKSVAGRLSLDDAQVQAALEALAAAPGTRLGGTQLAGVLGLSPALVRGATAQLAKLLNVESYPVIRTEGATVILDVPLLREQFIG; this comes from the coding sequence GTGACGTCCTCGCCTCGTGCGGAGCGTCAGCTCGCCGGTGCCATCAGCCTGCCGGTCGTGCGGGCCATGCTCGACGATGCCGCTGCCCACGACTACGGGCCGTCCCACCGGGACGCGGCCACGGTGCTCGGCATCTATGCCGACCCCTCGAGCATCGAGCACACGACGTTGGAGCACCGCGGTCTCCCGGTCGAGGTGGCGCCGTGCGTCTCCGCGCTGGCCGTGAGGCAGGCCCTGCTCGCGCAGCGGCCGGGGAGCTGGCTCGTCGTGGTGACCGACCGCCCGGAGGAGGACCTCGGTGTCGGCATCCTCGCCCATCTCGCGGGCCACAAGCTGCGCACGCCCGACCCGTGGGAGTCGGTCCGGCAGCAGTTCGCCGCCACCGGCCTCGAAGCCGCGCTCTACGTGCAGCCCGACAGCCGCACGCTCGCCAACGGTCTGCTGCTGGCCCGGCCTGAGGACGGCTGGCCCCCAGCGCCGGCCGGCACCCTGACCCGCGATCACGCACTGGGGTCGGTGGCACGAGCCTGGCTGGACGTGCCCCGTCGGGGTCTCGACGTGCTCGGGGTCCTGCGATGGACGGCGACCCCGGGCCTGACCGGCAGGATCGCGGATTTCCGGGCAGCGGCGGGCGACCGGGTCACGGACGCCACCCTGGCCTGGATCTGCTCGGCGGCCGGTGTGGCCGAGGCCCCGCTCCGCCAGCTGCTGAAGCAGGGCGAGATCAGGGACGCCGTGCCGCTGGGGGTCGTGCTGTCCCTCCTCGTGCCCAGCGCCCCCGACGGAGGGGCCGGTGGAACCACGGGCGACGACGACGCCGTGGTGACACAGCATGCCCGCGACCTGGGGCTGGCACGGCTCGCCCACCGCTGGCACGGCTCGCCCCCTTCCACCGCGGCGTTGCGGTCCCTCGGTGAGGCGGCCACCCAGGTCGTCAGCGACCTGGTGCACGACCGCTCGACCCGCGACGTGGCACGACAGCTGCTCAACAGGGCCGACGCCCTCCTTGCCGAGATCGACGCAGATGCGCTGGCCGAGCGCTCGGACGTGCTCCCCAGCGGCCTGACCGCGCGCCTGCTCACGGTCGCCGAGCGCCTCCGCTCGGCCACGCTGGGGCCCCCGGACCGTGCTGACGAGCCGGACGCCGTGTCCGGTCAGGTTGCGCGGCATACGCAGCAGATCGAGCTGGCGTGGGCGGCCGTCGGCCGTCATGTCCTGGGCGACCCCGAAGAGACCGGTCGCGGAGACGCGCGACTGGGGCCCGTGCAGGCAGCGGTGCGACTGTCCAGGTGGCTGGCGCTCCCGACCGAGCCGGCCGCCACGGACCTGGCCACGCTGGCGCTGCGCCAGGGTGTCACCGACGCGTGGGTGGACGCCGCGGCCAACGACGCGCACGAGGGGGTGTCGGACGCACGGTTGGCTGAGGGCCTCACCGCCGTCCTGGCGCTGGTGCAGGCCGTCCGCGACGTCCACGACCGTGCCTTCGGCTCCGCGCTGGCACGCGCCGTCGAGGACGACGCCGGCAGCCTCGATGGCTATCTCGCGCCCCCTGGTGGCACCGACCGGGTCTGGCTGCTGGAGCACCTGCTGCGCGGAGCCGTCGTCCCGGTCGCCAAGGCGACACCGACGCTGCTTCTGGTGCTCGACGGGATGAGCACCGCCGTCGCGACCGAGGTCGTCTCGGACGTCCTCGGGCGGGGCGAGGGCTGGCAGGAGGCACTCCTGCCCGAGGCGCACGCGCGTGCCACCGGCCTCTCCGTCCTGCCGTCGCTCACCGAGGTGAGCCGCGCGTCCCTGCTCTGCGGGGAGCTGACCACCGGCGGGCAGGACCGCGAGCAGTCCGGGTATGCAGCCCTCGTGTCGGCACTCGGTCTGAGGAGCCCCAAGATCTTCCACAAGAAGCCCTTGGACTCGTCGCAGCCGGGATTCGCGGTCGCTGACGATGTCGCGCTCGCGATCTCCGACACGTCCCAGCAGCTGGTGACCTGCGTCCTCAACACGATCGACGACGCGCTCGACCGTAGCGACCCCGCCGGCACCGTGTGGACCGCTGACGCCGTCAAGCACCTGCGACCGCTGCTGGAGCGCGCCTTCGCCGCAGGGCGCACCGTCATCCTGACCGCCGACCACGGTCACGTGGTCGAGCGCCGGATGGGAACCCAGCGCAGCGCACCGGACATCTCAAGCGGCCGGTCTCGTGCCGCCGACCCCCCTCCCGGCCCCGACGAGGTGCTGGTCTCCGGGACACGGGTGCTCAAGCACGGGGGTCGGGCGGTGCTGCCGGTGTCCGAACGGTTGCGCTACGGGCCCCTGAAGGCGGGATACCACGGCGGCGCCACCCCGGCCGAGGTCGTCGTGCCGGTCGTCGTCCTGGTGCCCGGGCCGCAGGTGCCGGATGGAAGCGATCTGCGGCTCGCCCGGCAGCAGACACCGCGCTGGTGGTCGGTCGCTCCGGTCGAGGCCACCACGGTGGAGGTGGATGCGCCGTCCGCGCACCGCCGCCGAGCACCACGTGGACGGCCGACGGCCGCACCGCAGGAAGATGCGCTGTTCGACACCTCGACCGTCGCCTCGACTCCCCCGCCGGCGGCGAAGGAGATCGGACTGGGTGAAGCCATCCTCCGGTCGGAGGTGTTCGAGCAGCAGAAGTCCGTCGCCGGACGGCTCTCACTTGACGACGCACAGGTGCAGGCGGCACTCGAGGCGCTGGCCGCCGCCCCCGGCACCCGGCTCGGCGGAACGCAGCTCGCTGGCGTCCTGGGTCTGTCCCCCGCCCTCGTGCGAGGTGCCACCGCACAGCTCGCCAAGCTGCTCAACGTCGAGAGCTACCCCGTGATCCGCACCGAGGGCGCGACGGTCATCCTCGACGTGCCGCTGCTGCGAGAGCAGTTCATCGGGTGA
- a CDS encoding EcsC family protein — protein sequence MHSAPAQGPGMSSYEQQAWADLQEHWRKKAERRALPPAVRQATGAASHKIGDTASSARNFVSSKTPTALKNAGDAAVDLTLEPTVKAVVGLLDWVTETVQQFSEPESVLAFHRDKGRPVSTLTDLQALDLEALDSFTKGSVWKWRSTGLVEGGAIGALTFIPVGGSIAAIGLDLVVMHALTTAVATQAAYAYGIDPTTDAGQEHVNRMLRKAWAAQAPKAGTVKSAKNAFVMGRGRVNWSQRFRSDHRIAAAVEKLLKQVNPGQHVPIQKVVTKMPYVGAVTSAGVNSTVLASMAKNSIHYSRTMYLARKHGLALPASLT from the coding sequence ATGCACAGCGCACCGGCGCAGGGGCCGGGAATGTCGTCGTACGAACAACAGGCCTGGGCCGATCTTCAGGAGCACTGGCGTAAGAAGGCCGAGCGCCGGGCGCTGCCCCCGGCGGTGAGGCAAGCCACTGGCGCAGCCAGCCACAAGATCGGAGACACCGCGTCAAGCGCGCGCAACTTCGTGAGCAGCAAGACCCCCACCGCGTTGAAGAATGCTGGCGACGCTGCTGTCGACCTCACCCTCGAACCCACGGTCAAGGCGGTGGTGGGCTTGCTGGATTGGGTCACCGAGACCGTCCAGCAATTCAGCGAGCCCGAGTCCGTTCTGGCCTTTCACCGGGACAAGGGTCGGCCCGTGTCGACGCTCACCGACCTGCAAGCGCTCGATCTGGAGGCCCTGGACTCGTTCACGAAGGGGTCGGTGTGGAAGTGGCGGTCCACCGGTCTCGTCGAGGGAGGAGCCATTGGCGCTCTGACCTTCATCCCGGTGGGAGGCTCGATCGCCGCGATCGGTCTGGATCTTGTGGTGATGCACGCGTTGACGACTGCTGTCGCCACGCAGGCCGCGTACGCCTACGGGATCGATCCCACCACCGACGCCGGACAAGAGCACGTGAATCGCATGCTCCGCAAGGCATGGGCCGCCCAGGCGCCGAAGGCTGGCACTGTGAAGAGCGCGAAGAACGCCTTTGTCATGGGACGGGGCCGGGTGAACTGGAGCCAGAGATTCCGCAGCGATCACCGTATCGCCGCGGCTGTGGAGAAGTTGCTGAAGCAGGTCAACCCGGGGCAGCACGTCCCGATCCAGAAGGTCGTGACGAAGATGCCTTACGTGGGTGCGGTGACCTCCGCCGGAGTGAACAGCACCGTGCTTGCATCGATGGCCAAGAACTCGATCCACTACAGCCGGACGATGTACCTGGCCAGGAAGCACGGGCTTGCGCTGCCTGCCAGCCTGACCTGA
- a CDS encoding DUF262 domain-containing protein translates to MAQAPTFDQPQAIPVGKLFCNHGDRYSIPLYQRNYTWGEEEIHRLIHDVLDEAERDDQKAYFLGNLVVAPPSDPRDPFDVIDGQQRLTTLYILLTRPELQGQVGSLQPLVYEAREKATRALHGIIDADRSVTEDPNREDSGILRAVHIIDQFLQDPRQGARFLSHRVLDYLLHNVFVIRMPIDRSLDLNKYFEIMNTRGAQLSPVDIVKARLLRQLADPADRALLNHVWTACSDMEHYVTMTATPGDAAWRTEVFGKNWEDLPTADFAALRALLVDGRTDTGEPDVSTLLLAESTALTFDDAVAGYARTAVSDETSRESGDDRFTSQITFPTLLLHVLAIRRPTTDETGDDRQLDDKLLVKRFSDQLEDLDHARRPDWVREFTTDLLRTRHLFDTYILKRDATLTTGHESTTDDEPGSWSLYRLSRGESQGKQAPRYRPTFAADDSASGPWTLQRQILLLQSALRITYTSPRTMHWITDVLRYVTLLADRGERVDAQGVLDRIESFALSRLEEGLRPRARPGHEPETSPDGLPLGFALPRIVFTYLDYLLVLDWEAWDFTFSYRTSLEHFSPQVEDSEHLSDAFRVRDKRLLDWLGNLALVTVSANSHFSNYLPREKARNESALRQSIKLRIMAARAKAGRWNDEDISAHHEDMVGLLRAALANRPTIHDEHDASVAQTGRHTQ, encoded by the coding sequence ATGGCGCAGGCACCAACATTCGATCAACCGCAGGCGATCCCCGTGGGAAAGCTCTTCTGCAACCATGGTGACAGGTACTCCATCCCTCTTTACCAGCGCAACTACACCTGGGGGGAGGAAGAGATCCACCGATTGATCCACGACGTACTCGACGAGGCAGAGCGGGACGACCAGAAGGCGTACTTCCTCGGCAACCTCGTCGTCGCTCCGCCCTCCGACCCGCGCGATCCGTTCGACGTCATCGACGGTCAGCAGCGTTTGACCACGCTGTACATCCTGTTGACAAGGCCGGAACTGCAGGGGCAGGTCGGCTCTCTCCAGCCGCTGGTCTACGAGGCCAGGGAGAAGGCCACCCGTGCGCTCCACGGCATTATCGATGCCGACCGTTCCGTGACCGAGGATCCAAATCGGGAAGACTCCGGGATCCTGCGGGCCGTTCACATCATCGACCAGTTCCTCCAGGACCCCAGGCAGGGTGCACGCTTCCTGTCGCACCGGGTGCTGGACTATCTGCTCCACAACGTGTTCGTCATCCGGATGCCGATCGATCGGTCCCTGGACCTCAATAAGTACTTCGAGATCATGAACACCCGGGGGGCACAGCTGAGCCCTGTCGACATCGTGAAGGCACGCCTCCTGCGCCAGTTGGCAGACCCGGCAGACCGCGCACTGCTCAACCATGTCTGGACGGCATGCTCGGACATGGAGCACTACGTCACCATGACGGCCACCCCGGGCGACGCTGCCTGGCGGACCGAGGTGTTCGGCAAGAACTGGGAGGACCTCCCCACCGCTGACTTCGCGGCGCTGCGGGCCTTGCTCGTCGACGGCCGCACGGACACGGGCGAGCCGGACGTGAGCACCCTTCTCCTGGCAGAGTCCACCGCGCTGACGTTTGACGATGCGGTGGCTGGGTACGCCCGTACCGCAGTGAGCGACGAGACGAGCCGCGAGAGCGGCGATGACCGCTTCACGTCACAGATCACCTTCCCAACACTGCTGCTTCACGTCCTCGCGATACGCAGACCGACGACCGACGAGACGGGGGACGACCGTCAGCTCGACGACAAGCTGCTCGTCAAGCGGTTCTCTGACCAGCTAGAGGACCTCGACCACGCGCGCCGACCGGATTGGGTGCGGGAGTTCACGACCGACCTGCTGCGCACCCGTCATCTCTTCGACACCTACATCCTCAAGCGAGACGCCACCCTCACCACCGGCCACGAGTCCACCACGGACGATGAACCGGGGAGTTGGTCCTTGTACAGGCTCTCGCGCGGAGAGAGCCAGGGAAAGCAGGCTCCGCGCTACCGACCTACGTTCGCCGCTGACGATTCCGCATCTGGCCCATGGACTCTGCAGCGCCAGATCCTGCTCCTTCAGTCGGCCCTACGGATCACCTACACCTCCCCGCGCACGATGCACTGGATCACCGACGTGCTCCGCTACGTCACCCTGCTCGCAGACCGCGGGGAGCGGGTCGATGCACAGGGGGTGCTCGACCGGATCGAGTCGTTCGCCCTATCCCGGCTGGAGGAGGGGCTGCGCCCCAGGGCAAGACCGGGTCACGAGCCCGAAACCAGTCCGGACGGCCTGCCACTCGGGTTCGCCCTCCCGCGCATCGTCTTCACCTATCTCGACTATCTACTGGTCCTGGACTGGGAAGCGTGGGACTTCACCTTCTCCTACCGCACCTCGTTGGAGCACTTCTCCCCCCAGGTGGAGGATTCCGAGCACCTCTCGGACGCCTTCCGCGTGCGTGATAAGCGTCTTCTCGACTGGCTGGGAAACCTCGCGCTCGTCACTGTCAGCGCGAACTCGCACTTCAGCAACTACCTGCCTCGCGAGAAGGCCAGGAATGAGTCTGCGCTCCGCCAGAGCATCAAGCTCAGGATCATGGCAGCTCGGGCCAAGGCTGGACGCTGGAACGACGAGGACATCAGTGCCCACCACGAGGACATGGTCGGGCTGCTTCGCGCTGCGTTGGCCAACCGCCCGACTATCCATGACGAGCACGACGCGTCCGTCGCACAAACAGGGAGGCACACCCAGTGA
- a CDS encoding DUF6079 family protein, translating into MTTLLKDVITIPERAGDEDYVLRLTDSVGSGAKSALRMYVVTDEIAEAFDQALGLVSESISSDVSRGAFLTGSFGSGKSHFMAVLHALLRQDPGARSKTELHGVVARHDPALRDRKVLPLAFHLLGAESLEQAVFSGYIRQVQALHPDAPLPAVHESDGLIANAEQMRRQIGDDSFFAGLNGSAGGSADDAAWGAVLGAGTWTRESYDQARAATPDTEQRQRLVTALVERFFSAYTRQATYLDLDTGLAAISSHAKALGYDAVVLFLDELVLWLAFSVQDPAFFRRESQKITKLVESGTGRRAVPIVSFVARQMDLRRWFADAGASGAEQEMLERAFNHQSGRFSIIELGDDNLPYVAKQRLLMPKGAQSERVLSDAFDQLERRPEVWDVLLDGVNTDEAHRGADEVAFRRTYPFSPALVSTLRSLASVMQRERTALKVMQQMLVDRRESLSVDDVIPVGDAFDYIVNGQQPLDTQAAALFRAARTLYAEKVQPLLMSTHGLTRDDLEQAESGRSSLPPAYLADDRLAKTLLLSAVAPNVPALKGLTPSRLASLNHGSIRSPLPGNERTIVLGKVKSWSATIPEIHVESDQRDPVIRVQLEDVDYESIVDRAKGEDNAGRRRELVKSLVAEMLGVELGNPDVLGAHTTQIVWRGSRRDVDLVFGNVRDSSWLTDDHFAARPGTWRIVLDHPFDEEGHSSAEDLSRLDRLLSTGQPHRTVVWLPHFLSADRMRDLRRLVILDWLLEGTGERWSSHADHLGEVDRATAKHILQAQHSSLRESLTRALEQAYGVLAPSGGVLTDEAHHDRVLTSLDRSFDPGSPRGTSVRTAYLDLVNRAYAATYPAHPEFEPGDVEVRPADLKAVHAHLVRAMADPQKRVPLQGDVKGVRRVANALGVGTAAETHFVFGDDRFTPWGSELARAAGAAGIDDGPVTVAQVRRWIDALTPARGLRPEVSDLVILAWGLLRQRSWWHRGASIPAPDPGRLLPEMELRLQPMPSQAEWSAATKGAAELLGVSASPFLTPQAVATLAELVHAEARKVTAPAQQLVGELERAYHRLGLPVDAAERTADRLATARRAATIAASLQQLQGVELVKRLGAEVEDGRGNALGTSLKQAGAVVAAFERFRWERLDPLRSAETDEDAQRVLSRLKTDLTSDEIVARAAEALQRADNEAFEWALTIKPVPTPPIQPPVPGPGGDDPDVVPLPPGPNPGPVHDPSLHRVTRTPGGDGEDILTGLREFLRAHEGKQVEVTWRVVE; encoded by the coding sequence GTGACCACACTGCTCAAGGACGTCATCACCATCCCCGAACGGGCGGGCGACGAGGACTACGTCCTGCGTCTGACCGACAGCGTCGGGTCGGGGGCCAAGAGCGCCCTGCGGATGTACGTCGTCACCGACGAGATCGCCGAGGCCTTCGACCAGGCACTGGGGCTGGTGTCGGAGTCCATCTCCTCCGACGTGAGCCGCGGCGCCTTCCTCACCGGCTCCTTCGGCTCCGGAAAGAGCCACTTCATGGCTGTCCTGCACGCCCTGCTGCGGCAGGACCCGGGGGCACGCAGCAAGACCGAGCTGCACGGCGTGGTCGCGCGTCACGACCCCGCCCTGCGGGACAGGAAGGTGCTCCCGCTCGCGTTCCACCTGCTCGGTGCGGAGTCGCTGGAGCAGGCGGTCTTCTCCGGCTACATCCGGCAGGTCCAGGCCCTCCACCCCGACGCACCCCTGCCCGCGGTGCACGAGTCCGACGGGCTCATCGCCAACGCCGAGCAGATGCGCCGGCAGATCGGCGACGACAGCTTCTTCGCCGGCCTCAACGGCTCCGCCGGTGGCAGTGCGGACGACGCGGCCTGGGGTGCCGTGCTCGGGGCGGGCACGTGGACGCGGGAGAGCTATGACCAGGCGCGCGCGGCGACCCCGGACACCGAGCAGCGGCAGCGCCTCGTCACCGCCCTCGTGGAGCGCTTCTTCAGCGCCTACACGAGGCAGGCGACCTACCTGGACCTGGATACGGGCCTGGCCGCCATCTCCAGCCACGCCAAGGCTCTCGGCTACGACGCCGTCGTGCTCTTCCTCGACGAGCTGGTGCTATGGCTCGCCTTCTCGGTGCAGGACCCCGCCTTCTTCCGCCGGGAGAGCCAGAAGATCACCAAGCTCGTCGAGTCGGGCACAGGCCGACGAGCCGTGCCGATCGTCTCGTTCGTGGCCCGGCAGATGGATCTGCGGCGGTGGTTCGCCGACGCCGGCGCCAGCGGCGCCGAGCAGGAGATGCTCGAGCGGGCCTTCAACCACCAGAGCGGCCGCTTCTCGATCATTGAGCTCGGCGACGACAACCTTCCCTACGTGGCCAAGCAGCGGCTGCTCATGCCTAAGGGCGCTCAGTCCGAGCGGGTGCTCAGCGACGCCTTCGACCAGCTCGAGCGCCGCCCCGAGGTGTGGGACGTGCTTCTCGACGGGGTGAACACCGACGAGGCGCACCGGGGGGCCGACGAGGTGGCGTTCCGTCGGACCTACCCCTTCTCCCCCGCACTGGTCTCGACGCTGCGCAGCCTGGCCAGCGTCATGCAGCGCGAGCGCACCGCGCTGAAGGTCATGCAGCAGATGCTCGTGGACCGACGAGAGAGCCTGTCGGTCGACGACGTCATCCCCGTCGGCGACGCGTTCGACTACATCGTCAACGGGCAGCAACCCCTGGACACCCAGGCGGCCGCGCTCTTCCGCGCAGCCCGGACACTGTATGCGGAGAAGGTCCAGCCGCTGCTGATGTCCACACACGGGCTCACCCGCGACGACCTCGAACAGGCCGAGAGCGGCCGGAGCAGCCTCCCACCGGCATACCTCGCCGACGACCGCCTGGCCAAGACCTTGCTGCTGTCCGCGGTGGCCCCCAACGTCCCAGCCCTGAAGGGACTGACACCCTCGCGTCTGGCCTCGCTCAACCACGGGTCCATCCGCTCCCCCCTGCCCGGCAACGAACGGACCATCGTGCTGGGCAAGGTCAAGAGCTGGTCGGCGACCATCCCGGAGATCCACGTCGAGTCCGACCAGCGCGACCCCGTCATCCGCGTACAGCTGGAGGACGTCGACTACGAGTCGATCGTCGACCGCGCCAAGGGCGAGGACAACGCCGGCCGGCGTCGCGAGCTCGTCAAGTCGCTCGTGGCCGAGATGCTCGGCGTCGAGCTGGGCAACCCCGACGTCCTGGGCGCCCACACCACCCAGATCGTCTGGAGGGGGTCCCGGCGCGACGTCGACCTCGTCTTCGGCAACGTCCGCGACAGCTCCTGGCTCACCGACGACCACTTCGCCGCACGGCCCGGCACCTGGCGGATCGTCCTCGACCACCCCTTCGACGAGGAGGGTCACTCCAGCGCCGAGGACCTCTCGCGCCTCGACCGGCTCCTGAGCACCGGGCAGCCGCACCGCACCGTGGTCTGGCTCCCCCACTTCCTGTCCGCGGACCGGATGCGCGACCTGAGGCGGCTGGTGATCCTCGACTGGCTGCTGGAGGGCACCGGCGAGCGCTGGTCCAGCCACGCCGACCACCTCGGCGAGGTGGACCGGGCCACGGCCAAGCACATCCTCCAGGCGCAGCACAGCTCACTGCGGGAGAGCCTCACCCGCGCTCTGGAGCAGGCGTATGGCGTGCTCGCGCCCTCGGGAGGGGTGCTCACCGACGAGGCGCACCACGACCGCGTGCTCACGAGCCTGGACCGGTCGTTCGACCCGGGAAGCCCCCGGGGGACCAGCGTGCGCACCGCCTACCTCGACCTGGTGAACCGCGCCTACGCCGCCACCTACCCCGCCCACCCCGAGTTCGAGCCGGGTGACGTCGAGGTGCGCCCGGCGGACCTGAAGGCGGTCCACGCGCACCTGGTCCGCGCGATGGCCGACCCGCAGAAGCGGGTGCCGCTGCAGGGGGACGTCAAGGGTGTCCGCCGGGTCGCCAACGCGCTGGGCGTGGGCACCGCCGCCGAGACGCACTTCGTCTTCGGGGACGACCGGTTCACGCCCTGGGGTTCAGAGCTCGCCCGCGCGGCCGGCGCCGCCGGCATCGACGACGGACCCGTCACGGTGGCGCAGGTCCGCCGGTGGATCGACGCGCTGACGCCTGCCCGGGGCTTGCGCCCGGAGGTGAGCGACCTGGTCATCCTGGCCTGGGGTCTGCTGCGACAGCGGTCATGGTGGCACCGCGGAGCATCGATCCCCGCCCCCGACCCCGGCAGGCTGCTCCCCGAGATGGAGCTGCGGCTCCAGCCGATGCCCAGCCAGGCCGAATGGTCTGCGGCGACCAAGGGCGCCGCCGAGCTGCTGGGCGTGTCCGCCTCGCCGTTCCTCACCCCCCAGGCGGTGGCGACGCTCGCCGAGCTGGTGCACGCCGAGGCACGCAAGGTCACCGCCCCGGCCCAGCAGCTCGTCGGGGAGCTCGAGCGCGCCTACCACCGGCTCGGGCTGCCCGTCGACGCTGCCGAACGCACCGCTGACCGGCTGGCCACCGCGCGCCGCGCCGCCACGATCGCCGCCTCGCTGCAGCAGCTCCAGGGTGTGGAGCTGGTGAAGCGGCTCGGCGCCGAGGTCGAGGACGGGCGTGGGAACGCGCTCGGCACCAGCCTCAAGCAGGCGGGCGCTGTCGTCGCCGCCTTCGAGCGCTTCCGGTGGGAGCGGCTGGACCCGCTGAGGTCGGCCGAGACGGACGAGGACGCGCAGCGGGTGCTGAGCCGGCTCAAGACCGACCTCACCTCTGACGAGATCGTCGCCCGCGCCGCGGAGGCGCTGCAGCGTGCAGACAACGAGGCGTTCGAGTGGGCCCTCACGATCAAGCCCGTGCCGACGCCGCCGATCCAGCCGCCGGTCCCCGGACCGGGCGGTGACGACCCCGACGTCGTCCCACTTCCTCCTGGCCCTAATCCGGGACCGGTCCACGACCCGTCGCTCCACCGGGTGACTCGCACCCCGGGGGGTGACGGTGAGGACATCCTCACCGGCCTGCGGGAGTTCCTCCGTGCTCACGAGGGCAAGCAGGTCGAGGTCACGTGGAGGGTGGTCGAGTGA